Within Dermacentor albipictus isolate Rhodes 1998 colony chromosome 3, USDA_Dalb.pri_finalv2, whole genome shotgun sequence, the genomic segment tagatgaaagcatgaaatggctaccggcaaagtaGATTGGTTGGAGCAATTACGACAATTACTCACAGCCATCTCAGAACCATCCGGTGCACCGTATCTGCTTTTTGAACGTCgttattggaaatgacaaatacaACTTCAGCGTaatagaagttacagcttgagtggtattgtgaacaaacattaggaagaactcggaagcaatatttttttatgttttggcAGTAACTATAGCGTAAGTAACGTACGGTCCTGTGCAAAGGATCGGGGGGCCaaagaccgcattttcttaagctTTGACTGGTttcccggatgatctcgttttgttctcgcaaccgaGCTAACTGCCACGCCAGCTGTCTTTCCATTTGTttcaccagctgagccgccgGAAGTTTGTGACTCATCCATAGCCGAGGATGAACTCTTTCGgctttgaagtctatgaagcataATCGCAGTACAGGATCCGATGGTTTGACAGTTGAATTTTATGTTTAGCTTCGGAAACTGTTATGAAAGCCGTTCACATCATTGGTGAGCAGGCTGCTCAGTGCggggactttgtcagcgtctcaaagaaaggggctaatcactctcctgTGTAAGGATGAGCCGAGAAGCACCGATCTaagagcatggcgtccaatcacacTTCTGAACTGCGACTACGCGTTCATTGCAAAGTGTTTGTGTATGCGACTTACTCAAGTGATCAACATTGCTTTGCTCCCATACTAGGCATGTTTATACCAGGGGCGTTCCACTCAACTTCACAGCTAAGCAGTAAGGGACCTCCTCCAGTGGGCGAATGTAAGGAAACTTCCGAATATTCTCTGCTCCTTCGACCAGCAGAAGGCTTTCGATGTCATTAGCCAGAGGTGCCGTTTTCGGGTTTTGGAAGAGGCTGGCTTTAGCGCCGGTTGGCGGCGAATTGTCCacgctttgtattctcgaccgacttttGCTGTTCTCACACAGGGTCGCGTCTCGGAGGCTTTAATTGCGGATCGTGGTGTGCGGCAGGGGGTTTCTCTCTCACTTGCACTCCgcgtgctcgcttttgaaccgcttctgcagaggctATCCTGTGGCAgtagaattggcaggttcctacttCAACCAGGTTCCCACTTCAACCAGGTTCCCTTCCAGTTGCACTGTTTGCCTATGCAGACGACTTGTCTATTGTCGTCCCGGACGACCCATCAGCTTGCACCGTCTCGAATGTCATGGACAGTTGCTGCagggcgagtggtgcaaggttgaataggtcgaaaagtgcagccatgtactggAATTCCACTCCATCCAGTCCGTAGCCTGTTCATCGTGTACCCGTGAAAACGCGGTCGCGAGTTCTATGTTTCCAATTCGATCCATACGGTCTGTTTGCTGAAAACTAACACCAAGCTAAGGATAGGCTTGAAACCAGGACTCAGGAATTCAGCGCGTTGTCGTGTCCATTGACAGCTCGAGCGAcaattcttttttcctttctcacGCACGTAGCATGTGTGTTTATTGTCCCAACCCGAACCAAACTTATCTTGGAGAGGGTTCTTCTTCGTTTTCTTCGGAAAGGGAGAACTGGCTGTGTAGCTCGGCAGGTGCTTAAGTTGTCCAAGGATAATGGAGGACTCGGAATttccgacctgggcatcgtggctactgcACTATATACCTCGTGGACctaggtcgctcttaactcggatatgctcctgacgCAAAGCTTCACTTATTTTTTTAAGCACTCAAGTCCGTTTGTTTTCGCAAAGCACATTTTCTCACTGTGTGCCTCGCTCAGGCTCCCCGTCCGCCACTTATGCGGCGGCCGCCAATTCTCTGGTACGCGTCCGCAAGATTCACCCTGGCGTCAGTTTCAACTCCAATTCAAGAACTAGTCCATATGCTCACCCCAGACCTCCCCCGCATTGCCAAAGGTACGACCTGTCCTTCCACAGGCCAAGCTGGAAGCTCATTACGGCCAGCTTCCTTGATGCCAGGCGAGCTACGTTCACGTACCGTCTGGCGCGGGGCTGTCTGCCGGTGAGCTGCATACGCTCCACAGCCATCCCAACTCGAGGAGGGTGCCCTGTTTGTGGTGGTCGTGAGAATATGGCCCGTATCTTTTAGCAGTATTTGTTTCCCGCAGCTTTTCTTAAACGGATAGCTAGTATTTTTAGCATCCCAGATATTATGTTTCTGACAGTTCGTTTTTCGCACCCTTTGCCTAAGCAGgcgatcaaccagttcgtgcttcttgtCGAGTGCTCATACTGATTTTGGTTAGCACGCTGCAATGCAGTTTACGGGGTGTGGGCGCGGGCCTTCCCGAAGTGCTTGCGAAGGCACGGAAGGTGGTCTTGTTGGTCCATCTCACTCGGGAGCAGCATCCTTTAAGTGataagtttctcgaagtgtgggctcgCCCTGCCATAATTTTTGACGAGTCAAGTAGAAAGCTCTCCATTGAAGTTATGAAACATGCGTCTAAGGCCGCTTGAATTGGCAGTGCGAGCCAGGTGATCCACGTGTTTTTGTTTGCCTTAGTACAACCCAGAGTCAGCCGTGGCGCACCCTCGTGCTGTCGCGCTGCCTAGCGGACGGCTTTGGTGGCCTCCGAGGTTGTTTGCCTTGACCTCTTTTGTGTTAAGGCAAACCGAGGGTCTCTCAGGCCACAGTCCTGTGAGACCCACATGGCTGCTTTCGTGTTGAGCACAGTAGCTCAGCTAGATCTGCTGCACAGCATCCCCCTGGCCGGGAGTGGACCGCTGGCCCGAACCAGAGCCCCCCGCCCAGTCAACCCGGCTAGAAGGGGGTTGCCGGGGTCAGTGTACTGAATGATGCTGGGTTGGTGAGTACATGTGAGCTCTGGGCCGCGGCACCGCCGGGTGCCAAGTACTCTTAATTCCCATCTGACGATGGCAACGATGCCCGGATGTTCTCCTATAagggctctggcttttggctcaaagTAAGTTGAAGGTCgctgacaacgggagctaaaagacTTCATGCTTAAAATTCATCCTGCTTGGGCTTTCCTCTTATCCGAACTTTGTTTCTCAAAGGGGATCAAAATGGCTGTTTCGTGGCATCACGAAGTGAATCCTTCTATATGGAAAGCAATAATAAACAATTACGGCATAAAACTGTGCTAAGCGCTATGTCTAAATAACGGAAATTTTGCAGACGTTTTCGTGTATCCAGCGACTCTTTAAAATCGGGTTTTTACTAAGTATTTTATTACAGCCTGCAGATGTTACAATCGGTGCCTGCGAGAAGCAGCGAAGTACAGGGCGATGCAGAATCAAGCTCGTCGCTTGTGTCCGCCGCCAATCAGGTTGTCCCATGTTGCACACAACTGGGGGTATGTAGTCGGAGCCTGTAAACAGCGTTCTTTAGCACTCGGTGAAGCGATGACGAAACAATGTGACGTCGAGACAATGCCCCGGCGAAACTGCCACAACAGTATGACGTGCAGGAACTATTGTTGAAGGGAGCGAGGCAATATCTCGGCCGTGCACTTGGCGTACCCAGGCTTTTTGTCCCCAAAATTCATCGATGAATACATTATTGTTCATTTTTTCTCCCCCAGTGTGCAGGGAAGGCTTCGTTTCTATTAAATATTGACATGCTTTGAAAAATAGCAGGGGGTAGGAATTTATGGGAATAGAATGATAATAAGAATGAACAGGTACGCAGTAGTGGGCAGCACTTTGATAACAAAAGTAGTGGACTGTGCGAGTTCACGGGGATTCAGGGTCAGGAAAGCACGAAAGGACAAAGACGACAGAACACACAGGACGAGTGCTTTGTTAAGCAGCTCGCTTCGAGAGACACTCAAAATAAGCACCCCCACAGAGCGGCTTTTGCTCTTCTTATTTTGTGTGAGTACGTGTTTCTTCAAGTGCGCTGCCTTTCATTTTAATAACCAGCCCATCAGTGTACCTGTCAAGCGAACGGTATAGGCAACATTATTTAGGGCACTACAAGGCCTTCCTTACAGACCTCCGCTTATAGCAAGTaacgaaaagtaaaaaaaaaaaatcgagtccACTGCACGCGATGAGCGTGACGATTAAGCTTCGGCTGTTTCCGAAGGGCAGCTTCTGTCTGCGACCCAGGCGCCAGGCCGCGCAACGTTTTGCTCCCTCTAGACTCCGTGCGCGGTCCAGCCCCGCTGAGCGTCGAGGCCCCGGCTTGCTGCGCTATTCATGGCACGCACGCTCAGGCATAAACAAGCACAGACGCGCGCTGAGGGGCACGTTGGCGACAGTAGAGGGAGGCCGCGAGAAGGAATGCTGGAAGGGCAGTGGCATCGATGGCCTCATGTTAGCTTAGTTTTATCCTGATCTAGTTCAGAGTGCAATTCAGCATCGAAAAGTTAACTCTGAAGTTTCAAAAATCTTGATGAGTCTCCTTACAAGGAGTGGTGATGGGGGTGGTAACAagtttattaacaatccggcaaattcgtggcctggacCTAGGCCAGGAGTGGACATTCCTTTTTCGCAACTGCGAAGAAGACACAAAACGCAAATGGACGCTTGCACTCGACCCACGCAGACGAGTCGAAGCTCCAGCACGATGAGGCAACTTTCGACAAAATGTGGAAGCAGGAAAGAAAAGCGACAAGAGAAGGAGAGAAAATTTCTACACCGGCCTTCTTCTCACACAACGAGGAGTCAGTTTGCAGATGCGTAAGGTGATGGCGATGTTGATGCCAGACATTGACTCATACCCACAGCGGGGGATGTGCCAACAAGCGGgcggtaaaaagaaagaaaaatgaaagaaaaaaagaaggaggggGATAGTAGTTACAGTATAATAAAATAGTAAAGCTCGATCTTATTAATAACAATATTTTAAGAAGAACGCGTTGTTTAGCAGTCAGAAGGAAGTCAAAACAGGATAAAgaagagcaagaaaagaaagaaaggaaggaagagagaaagaaaggagcatggAACCCAGGATAACCTGAAAACGAATGATATACTTTTTcaacagcgcgaaggacaagaaCGAGAAGACTGcgcatacacagcgctgtgtatgtgcactcgtctcgtccttgtccttcgcgctcgTGAAAGAGAATCtcacaccaacttgcccaagcttcaACAGAATGATATAATAGTCTGAATGCGAATGTGCAACTTcttgtaaagaaaaataaagacccATGTTTTGCTAACGGAGGACTTACGATATTTTTTTCTACATATGAGTATATTTCAACATGAACGGAACACCTCCTCGTCTTCTACGTACTCCGTGaccaagaagaaagaagacagacGCTTGCGCAGCGAAGGCGACGGCGCGCGGTCGGAGGAGCAGCCGGCGTCATGGTCCGCTCAGAAGATTAGGCCAGTACGGGACGGTGAGGCGCCCTTTCTACCTTCAAAATTGGCGCCATGTCGTCGCACTACCTGCAGTTCCAGAAAGTGGCCATTGACCGCGTCGAGCGGGTCAAGGCCAAGCTGGGCCTCAAGGACCGGAAGCACCACACGTCGCAGGCGTCGGCCGCCTCATCGCAGCACGACAGGTCGCAGCTGCTGGCCACGCTCAAGACGGGCAAGTCGACGCCCACGGACACCATCGAGCGGCTGCACGCCAAGGACCTGCCGCTGGACACGTTCCTGCGCAAGCACGACAAGCTGTGCCGGCCCGTGGTCATCCAGGGTCTGCTGGACGAGTGGAAGGCGCTCGAGCGCTGGTCCCTCTACAACCTCGTCTCCAAACACAGCGACGACGAGTTCCTCGTGGGCCGCGACCAGAACCAAAACAGCGTGACGGTCAAGATGAAGTACTTCGCCTACTACCTCAAGGAGTACCGGGAGCCGTCGCCCTTCCAGATCGCCGACGACCTGGCCTCCGGCGGCAAGAGGCGGCTTCGCGACGACTACGAGGTGCCGTCGTACTTCAAGGACGACATCTTCAAGTACGCCAGGGAGTCCGACCTGCCGCCGACGCGTACCTTCAACCTGGGGCCCCCGCTGGCTGGGGACAGGATTCAGACGAACCCGCTGCACTGCAACCTGTGGAGCGCCCTGGTGcacggcagccgccgctggtgccTCTTCCCGCACCACGTGCCGCAGGACCTGCTCTGCAACGACCACAGGGCGGCGCGCAAGGACCGCCGGCTCGAGACGGCCGTCGCGTGGTTCGAGCGCATCTACACGAAGACGCAGTCCTCCCGCTGGCCCCGCTACTTCAAGCCCCTGGAAATTCTGCAGGCCGCCGGAGAGGTTGTCTTCGTGCCCGCCGGATGGTGGTGAGTTCATCGCTCCCATAACCTGCAACGAGGCCCTGGTTTCTCCTCGATCCGAGACTAAACACGTTCAGTGCTATTTAAACAGCAATGCATTGTACATTTAAGCTGTTAAATTACGGCATTATGCATACGGCTGTCTGTCAGTTTGCTTATCTGTTTGTGTTATTATAAATAAGAACGGTAACTTGTATGAAGTACTCGAAGAAACATTCAATAGCGCATTGCACTCAGCTTGAGGCTTGTAGCCCGTCACATGGGAATATAATGCGCTCAAAATTGATATTATTGCGGCCTATAGCGGCTAAGATGTTGCACGACCCTGCTTAACTTGCTTAAGCAACATTCTGCTAAGCGTGAGATTAACTACCTCTATCCtaaacacacacacgtgcactCTTCTAAGACGACAGATAAGTAGGGAAAATATacctagtatatatatatacctctgcTCAAAAGCCTTACCTGTGCCCTAGGATACACCGGTGCTCTATGGTATCCCTGGTCTCTATCGACCAAATGGGCAGGATAGgcaagtttttctttctttaaatgaaATTCATCCGACAGCTTGGGCACATAAACCGATTAGCGAAGAACACCACTTTGTAGAGGCCTACATTAGCATGTATTGTATTTTCGCGATCTCGATTGTGAAATAACTATTATTAAAAATTCAGTTGGGGATGCAACATTGTATCGTGTTCTTAGTGCGTTTCTCACAGTATAGTCAGCCAGTTCCAGGACAGTAGGTGCAAACTAGCTCATTTAGTTAGGACAAACGTCACGTTTGTTCTAGTATCTTCGGGTACAAACATAATAGGGACATGGAGGATCGCCGTCTTGTCTGttccacgtttcttttttttttgttctctgaAAGTGCATTACTGGAACAGCCAATATTAAAATTTTTTGTCTGTACCTCCAGTATATTATACGTGCCACAGTCTCTATAGCGATGTCTACCGGTTTACATGCGTAAACGACATTTTCTTCGCGGGCACGATACTTGCAAGATGAACGTTTGGAATAATTTACAGGCAATGAATTTTACGAAACCGAAAAGCATAAGGCCACGCCCAATGCGAACTTCTGGACAGACATACACAGACACGCACAGACACGGACATACACGgacatacacagacagacagacagacagacagacagacagacagacagacagacagacagacagacagacagacagacagacagacagacagacagacagacagacagacagacagacagacagacagacagattgattgattgattgattgattgattgagaagTATATGAGATGAATATGTTGACGGATTactggaaaggaagaaagagcaaGAGAGAAACGGGCGTAAAGCATGATTGCCCATTTGCAGTCACTTATGCTTCCATGTTTTGCCTATATTTTCGTGGTCACCTAACCTTCAGGTGGCGTACTGACCCACGTGTCATCTTCACGCGGCAGCATGCTGAAAGCCTCGATCACTTCCATGCTTCCTCCTGTGAGATTCATGTCAACACGTGCATGACCCGTTCAAACATCACTGTACAAGAAgcagacaagagagagagagaatgaagaggaaaggcagggaggttaacgagacaagagtctccggtttgctaccctacactggggatggggtataggggttagaaagatgacagagatgaaaacgctaaaaaaaaggggaaaaaacacgcacacatggaggcacacacacaaaaggcgttccagttaaagtcgttcacacaggccggtagatcgcaaaaagcgcaatagcgcttgcacggccttcttctgtgatggtaggtcctttcgatgttgtagaattcttttttcggatagcgcttggtcgtccagttggtcaagtttgTGGCGAatgcatgccctctgtgtactgtactgcgggcaggcacacaaaatatggccaattgattcttcatggccgcagtggtcacaggttgggctgtcggtcatccctatgcggaatgcataagAAGCAGACAAATTGTAGTATAATATATCTTGGGTCTGTTGGTTCGTTATCGTCAACATGACTGACAATAAGAGGATAGATATGCGCTCGTCTGGTCCGGGTCTTCGTCTCTGGAATGTGTTCCTGTTCGCGT encodes:
- the LOC135901291 gene encoding bifunctional arginine demethylase and lysyl-hydroxylase JMJD6-A-like — protein: MSSHYLQFQKVAIDRVERVKAKLGLKDRKHHTSQASAASSQHDRSQLLATLKTGKSTPTDTIERLHAKDLPLDTFLRKHDKLCRPVVIQGLLDEWKALERWSLYNLVSKHSDDEFLVGRDQNQNSVTVKMKYFAYYLKEYREPSPFQIADDLASGGKRRLRDDYEVPSYFKDDIFKYARESDLPPTRTFNLGPPLAGDRIQTNPLHCNLWSALVHGSRRWCLFPHHVPQDLLCNDHRAARKDRRLETAVAWFERIYTKTQSSRWPRYFKPLEILQAAGEVVFVPAGWWYVVINLDVCVVISHHHCSASKLAQAWPKLTRSNKKLERAWFEALRRRRPELAALVPRKQKRRPRDSYSDAKTNDSSATSCSSDVDKDGSDEVASDNS